One Osmerus eperlanus chromosome 24, fOsmEpe2.1, whole genome shotgun sequence DNA window includes the following coding sequences:
- the wwc3 gene encoding protein WWC3 isoform X1 encodes MPWVSSSKRRESSELPLPAGWEEARDYDGRVFYIDHNTRQTSWIDPRDRITKPLTFADCVGDELPLGWEVVYDQQVGVYYIDHINKVTQIENPRTQWRQEQERMLKEYLVVAQEALNAKKEMYLIKQQRLELAQHQLLLLQQLCQEDGPEPPSALSGSSSNAKYDPDQMKAEMAGRRERLSRLKQELAQMKQELQYKEMGVETLQEIDRKMSSSQTNYKLDEAQAIFNELRSIKKSISTGERERLDLLQSLAKLTVNFHSSLSINDSPGEGPNSAGTGTLGGPQQYCDTGCQTELVGEYGSQDSSQLVDKVKLNWQYEEAKKKVASIQHQLAQLDGESWSGRAEADRDRDFLQLLREKEALLHELALVSQQQRPLEACMQLEEERRRLEEEVQRAHSVQSQGANQRILQQEKRNVLLRQLEEATRITTYLHSQLKSLSASSLTVSSSSSRGSLASSRGSLTSSRGSLSSISFSDIYGPPQYDRHDDPHDPHLRYLLPPEALSREHLEKAKRSHDTPQSLASLSSRSSLSSLSPPSSPMDTPYLSAPQECPLTQMTEEYMELAGRGMLEGLRSHSYPHPQPHPQPHPQAHAHAGLAGGEEPGGSAAVYQLENKSHRESTPSGSFTSAGVTLRSNSANRSGRRARRVSAGVSEDALATDSGVFEAWGRSRAEESEEVVYVREMTSGGDPAQIQLGLLYDADSQSLLLHLLQLKNLSRTVVRDGHKVYVKVHLIPLEVGRASAFYCCKALELQSTMSFNEGFCIPVPLDALGGCALQLSVCSLGPQAQEELLGTAQVGLLECENSTEMSFRWLRVQTLGVGDLQWPDQGGLSLSKQPGGLGEGQSSRTMDTVCALMGRSHAHLEEGERGQDRREEPGEAVSERSWQAESVDSGCSNSTAFPPHCHEGLCPDGACIATGGRCHQLVGKPPALKVEKATMTEGMFPEPVRVRPKERGGRWGHASPFMRSSTIVRSQTFSPGARSQYVCRLYRSDSDSSTLPKKSPFIRNTLERRTLRYKQCVQQQSYRSSLAEQPTRTSLDLELDLQACRTRQRQLADELGTLRELKLRLEEPQAGEPGELPHWALRDEGFRCLLREAQRQVGQSQQEQRQEEAAERRLRKASKEVLLMRGAGQKEPLPVHTFREKMAFFTRPRFNIPPLPSDDV; translated from the exons GATCACCAAGCCCCTGACCTTTGCTGACTGTGTGGGAGACGAGCTGCCCCTGGGCTGGGAGGTGGTGTACGATCAGCAGGTGGGGGTGTACTACATCGACCACATCAACA AGGTCACCCAGATCGAGAACCCGCGGACCCAATGGCGCCAGGAGCAGGAGCGCATGCTGAAGGAGTACCTGGTGGTGGCCCAGGAGGCCCTCAACGCCAAGAAGGAGATGTACCTGATCAAGCAGCAGCGCCTGGAGCTGGCCCAGCACCAgctgctgctcctccagcaGCTCTGCCAGGAGGACGGCCCGGAGCCCCCCAGCG CACTCTCTGGCTCGTCTTCAAATGCAAAATACGACCCTGACCAAATGAAAGCGGAAATGGCCGGTAGGCGTGAGCGG cTGTCAAGGCTGAAGCAGGAACTGGCCCAGATGAAGCAGGAGCTACAGTACAAGGAGATGGGAGTGGAGACCCTGCAAGA gatcgaCAGGAAGATGTCCAGCAGTCAGACCAACTACAAGCTGGACGAGGCCCAGGCCATCTTCAACGAGCTGCGCAGCATCAAGAAGTCCATcagcacaggagagagagagaggctggacctcctccag AGCCTGGCGAAGCTCACGGTGAACTTCCACAGCAGCCTGTCCATCAATGACTCTCCCGGCGAGGGGCCCAACAGCGCGGGCACGGGGACCCTGGGGGGTCCACAGCAGTACTGCGACACAGGCTGCCAGACGGAGCTGGTGGGAGAG tatgGCTCTCAAGATTCCTCTCAGCTGGTGGACAAGGTGAAGCTCAACTGGCAGTATGAGGAGGCCAAGAAGAA GGTGGCCAGTATACAGCACCAGCTGGCCCAGCTGGACGGCGAGAGCTGGTCCGGCCGGGCCGAGGCGGACCGCGACCGGGACTTCCTGCAGCTGCTGCGGGAAAAGGAGGCCCTGCTGCACGAGCTGGCCCTGGTGAGCCAGCAGCAGCGCCCCCTGGAGGCCTGCatgcagctggaggaggaacgccggaggctggaggaggaggtgcagagggCCCACTCGGTCCAGAGCCAGGGGGCCAACCAGAG gatccTACAGCAGGAGAAGAGGAATGTGCTTCTGAGGCAGTTGGAGGAAGCGACTCGGATCACCACCTACCTACACTCCCAGCTGAAGAG cctgTCAGCCAGCTCCCTGACCGTGTCGTCCAGCAGCAGTCGAGGCTCCCTGGCCTCCAGTCGCGGCTCTCTGACCTCCAGCAGGGGTTCTCTGAGCTCCATCAGCTTCTCCGACATCTACGGCCCGCCCCAGTACGACCGCCACgacgacccccatgacccccacCTGCGCTACCTGCTCCCCCCAGAGGCCCTCTCCAGGGAGCACCTGGAGAAGGCCAAGCGCTCCCACGACACCCCCcagtccctggcctccctgtcttcccgttcctccctctcctccctgtccccccccagctcccccatgGACACGCCCTACCTGTCGGCCCCCCAGGAGTGCCCCCTCACCCAGATGACCGAGGAGTACATGGAGCTGGCCGGCCGCGGGATGCTGGAGGGACTGCGCTCCCACTCctaccctcacccccagcctcacccccagccccacccccaggcgCACGCCCACGCAGGCCTGGCCGGTGGCGAGGAGCCGGGGGGGTCAGCCGCAGTCTACCAGCTGGAGAACAAGAGTCACAGAGAGAGCACTCCCTCTGGGTCATTTACCTCTGCTG GTGTGACCCTGCGGTCTAACAGCGCCAACCGCAGCGGGCGCAGGGCCCGGAGGGTGTCTGCTGGCGTGTCGGAGGACGCCCTGGCCACGGACAGCGGGGTGTttgaggcctgggggaggag cagagcagaggagtctGAGGAGGTGGTGTACGTGAGGGAGATGACCTCTGGGGGCGACCCGGCCCAGATCCAGCTGGGCCTGCT GTATGACGCAGactcccagtctctcctcctgcacctgctGCAGCTGAAAAACCTGAGCAGGACTGTTGTCAGGGACGGCCATAAAGT GTATGTGAAGGTGCACCTGATTCCACTGGAGGTTGGCCGGGCATCTGCCTTCTACTGCTGTAAGGCTCTGGAGCTGCAGTCCACCATGAGCTTCAACGAGGGCTTCTGCATTCCCGTCCCCCTGGACGCCCTGGGCGGGTGTGCTCTGCAGCTGTCGGTGTGCTCGCTCGGACCCCAGGCGCAGGAGGAGCTGCTG ggtacAGCCCAGGTGGGTCTGCTGGAGTGTGAGAACAGCACCGAGATGAGTTTCCGTTGGCTGCGAGTGCAGACGCTGGGGGTCGGGGACCTCCAGTGGCCAGACCAGGGTGGCCTCAGCCTCAGCAAGCagcctggggggctgggggaggggcagagctcCAGGACCATG GACACCGTGTGTGCTCTGATGGGGCGTAGCCACGcccacctggaggagggagagagagggcaggacaggagggaggagccaggagaggctgtgtcagagag GAGCTGGCAGGCCGAGTCTGTGGACAGCGGCTGCAGCAACAGCACGGCGTTCCCGCCTCACTGTCACGAGGGGCTGTGTCCCGACGGCGCCTGCATCGCCACAGGGGGGCGCTGCCACCAGCTGGTGGGGAAACCGCCCGCCCTAAAG GTGGAGAAGGCCACCATGACGGAGGGGATGTTCCCGGAGCCTGTGAGGGTCCGGcccaaggagaggggggggcgctGGGGGCACGCGTCGCCCTTCATGAGGAGCAGCACCATCGTCCGCTCCCAGACCTTCTCACCTGGGGCGCGCAGTCAGTACGTCTGCagg TTGTACCGCAGCGACAGTGACAGTTCAACCCTACCAAAGAAGTCTCCCTTCATCAGGAACACCCTGGAAAGAAGGACTCTGCGATACAAGCAG TGTGTGCAGCAGCAGTCCTACAGGTCGTCCCTGGCAGAGCAGCCGACGCGCACCTCCCTGGATCTGGAGCTGGACCTCCAGGCCTGCAGGACGCGGCAGAGGCAGCTGGCTGACGAGCTGGGCACCCTGCGGGAGCTGAAGCTGCGCCTGGAGGAGCCCCAAGCCGGGGAACCCGGAGAGCTGCCCCACTGGGCCCTCAGGGACGAGGGCTTCCGCTGCCTCCTCAGGGAGGCCCAGAGACAG GTGGGCCAGAGCCAGCAGgagcagagacaggaggaggcggCGGAGAGACGGCTGAGGAAGGCGTCTAAAGAGGTCCTGCTGATGAGGGGGGCAGGCCAGAAGGAGCCCCTGCCTGTGCACACCTTCAG AGAGAAGATGGCGTTTTTCACAAGACCAAGGTTCAACATACCGCCTTTACCAAGTGATGACGTATGA
- the wwc3 gene encoding protein WWC3 isoform X5, with amino-acid sequence MPWVSSSKRRESSELPLPAGWEEARDYDGRVFYIDHNTRQTSWIDPRDRITKPLTFADCVGDELPLGWEVVYDQQVGVYYIDHINKVTQIENPRTQWRQEQERMLKEYLVVAQEALNAKKEMYLIKQQRLELAQHQLLLLQQLCQEDGPEPPSALSGSSSNAKYDPDQMKAEMAGRRERLSRLKQELAQMKQELQYKEMGVETLQEIDRKMSSSQTNYKLDEAQAIFNELRSIKKSISTGERERLDLLQSLAKLTVNFHSSLSINDSPGEGPNSAGTGTLGGPQQYCDTGCQTELVGEYGSQDSSQLVDKVKLNWQYEEAKKKVASIQHQLAQLDGESWSGRAEADRDRDFLQLLREKEALLHELALVSQQQRPLEACMQLEEERRRLEEEVQRAHSVQSQGANQRILQQEKRNVLLRQLEEATRITTYLHSQLKSLSASSLTVSSSSSRGSLASSRGSLTSSRGSLSSISFSDIYGPPQYDRHDDPHDPHLRYLLPPEALSREHLEKAKRSHDTPQSLASLSSRSSLSSLSPPSSPMDTPYLSAPQECPLTQMTEEYMELAGRGMLEGLRSHSYPHPQPHPQPHPQAHAHAGLAGGEEPGGSAAVYQLENKSHRESTPSGSFTSAGVTLRSNSANRSGRRARRVSAGVSEDALATDSGVFEAWGRRAEESEEVVYVREMTSGGDPAQIQLGLLYDADSQSLLLHLLQLKNLSRTVVRDGHKVYVKVHLIPLEVGRASAFYCCKALELQSTMSFNEGFCIPVPLDALGGCALQLSVCSLGPQAQEELLGTAQVGLLECENSTEMSFRWLRVQTLGVGDLQWPDQGGLSLSKQPGGLGEGQSSRTMDTVCALMGRSHAHLEEGERGQDRREEPGEAVSERSWQAESVDSGCSNSTAFPPHCHEGLCPDGACIATGGRCHQLVGKPPALKVEKATMTEGMFPEPVRVRPKERGGRWGHASPFMRSSTIVRSQTFSPGARSQYVCRLYRSDSDSSTLPKKSPFIRNTLERRTLRYKQQSYRSSLAEQPTRTSLDLELDLQACRTRQRQLADELGTLRELKLRLEEPQAGEPGELPHWALRDEGFRCLLREAQRQVGQSQQEQRQEEAAERRLRKASKEVLLMRGAGQKEPLPVHTFREKMAFFTRPRFNIPPLPSDDV; translated from the exons GATCACCAAGCCCCTGACCTTTGCTGACTGTGTGGGAGACGAGCTGCCCCTGGGCTGGGAGGTGGTGTACGATCAGCAGGTGGGGGTGTACTACATCGACCACATCAACA AGGTCACCCAGATCGAGAACCCGCGGACCCAATGGCGCCAGGAGCAGGAGCGCATGCTGAAGGAGTACCTGGTGGTGGCCCAGGAGGCCCTCAACGCCAAGAAGGAGATGTACCTGATCAAGCAGCAGCGCCTGGAGCTGGCCCAGCACCAgctgctgctcctccagcaGCTCTGCCAGGAGGACGGCCCGGAGCCCCCCAGCG CACTCTCTGGCTCGTCTTCAAATGCAAAATACGACCCTGACCAAATGAAAGCGGAAATGGCCGGTAGGCGTGAGCGG cTGTCAAGGCTGAAGCAGGAACTGGCCCAGATGAAGCAGGAGCTACAGTACAAGGAGATGGGAGTGGAGACCCTGCAAGA gatcgaCAGGAAGATGTCCAGCAGTCAGACCAACTACAAGCTGGACGAGGCCCAGGCCATCTTCAACGAGCTGCGCAGCATCAAGAAGTCCATcagcacaggagagagagagaggctggacctcctccag AGCCTGGCGAAGCTCACGGTGAACTTCCACAGCAGCCTGTCCATCAATGACTCTCCCGGCGAGGGGCCCAACAGCGCGGGCACGGGGACCCTGGGGGGTCCACAGCAGTACTGCGACACAGGCTGCCAGACGGAGCTGGTGGGAGAG tatgGCTCTCAAGATTCCTCTCAGCTGGTGGACAAGGTGAAGCTCAACTGGCAGTATGAGGAGGCCAAGAAGAA GGTGGCCAGTATACAGCACCAGCTGGCCCAGCTGGACGGCGAGAGCTGGTCCGGCCGGGCCGAGGCGGACCGCGACCGGGACTTCCTGCAGCTGCTGCGGGAAAAGGAGGCCCTGCTGCACGAGCTGGCCCTGGTGAGCCAGCAGCAGCGCCCCCTGGAGGCCTGCatgcagctggaggaggaacgccggaggctggaggaggaggtgcagagggCCCACTCGGTCCAGAGCCAGGGGGCCAACCAGAG gatccTACAGCAGGAGAAGAGGAATGTGCTTCTGAGGCAGTTGGAGGAAGCGACTCGGATCACCACCTACCTACACTCCCAGCTGAAGAG cctgTCAGCCAGCTCCCTGACCGTGTCGTCCAGCAGCAGTCGAGGCTCCCTGGCCTCCAGTCGCGGCTCTCTGACCTCCAGCAGGGGTTCTCTGAGCTCCATCAGCTTCTCCGACATCTACGGCCCGCCCCAGTACGACCGCCACgacgacccccatgacccccacCTGCGCTACCTGCTCCCCCCAGAGGCCCTCTCCAGGGAGCACCTGGAGAAGGCCAAGCGCTCCCACGACACCCCCcagtccctggcctccctgtcttcccgttcctccctctcctccctgtccccccccagctcccccatgGACACGCCCTACCTGTCGGCCCCCCAGGAGTGCCCCCTCACCCAGATGACCGAGGAGTACATGGAGCTGGCCGGCCGCGGGATGCTGGAGGGACTGCGCTCCCACTCctaccctcacccccagcctcacccccagccccacccccaggcgCACGCCCACGCAGGCCTGGCCGGTGGCGAGGAGCCGGGGGGGTCAGCCGCAGTCTACCAGCTGGAGAACAAGAGTCACAGAGAGAGCACTCCCTCTGGGTCATTTACCTCTGCTG GTGTGACCCTGCGGTCTAACAGCGCCAACCGCAGCGGGCGCAGGGCCCGGAGGGTGTCTGCTGGCGTGTCGGAGGACGCCCTGGCCACGGACAGCGGGGTGTttgaggcctgggggaggag agcagaggagtctGAGGAGGTGGTGTACGTGAGGGAGATGACCTCTGGGGGCGACCCGGCCCAGATCCAGCTGGGCCTGCT GTATGACGCAGactcccagtctctcctcctgcacctgctGCAGCTGAAAAACCTGAGCAGGACTGTTGTCAGGGACGGCCATAAAGT GTATGTGAAGGTGCACCTGATTCCACTGGAGGTTGGCCGGGCATCTGCCTTCTACTGCTGTAAGGCTCTGGAGCTGCAGTCCACCATGAGCTTCAACGAGGGCTTCTGCATTCCCGTCCCCCTGGACGCCCTGGGCGGGTGTGCTCTGCAGCTGTCGGTGTGCTCGCTCGGACCCCAGGCGCAGGAGGAGCTGCTG ggtacAGCCCAGGTGGGTCTGCTGGAGTGTGAGAACAGCACCGAGATGAGTTTCCGTTGGCTGCGAGTGCAGACGCTGGGGGTCGGGGACCTCCAGTGGCCAGACCAGGGTGGCCTCAGCCTCAGCAAGCagcctggggggctgggggaggggcagagctcCAGGACCATG GACACCGTGTGTGCTCTGATGGGGCGTAGCCACGcccacctggaggagggagagagagggcaggacaggagggaggagccaggagaggctgtgtcagagag GAGCTGGCAGGCCGAGTCTGTGGACAGCGGCTGCAGCAACAGCACGGCGTTCCCGCCTCACTGTCACGAGGGGCTGTGTCCCGACGGCGCCTGCATCGCCACAGGGGGGCGCTGCCACCAGCTGGTGGGGAAACCGCCCGCCCTAAAG GTGGAGAAGGCCACCATGACGGAGGGGATGTTCCCGGAGCCTGTGAGGGTCCGGcccaaggagaggggggggcgctGGGGGCACGCGTCGCCCTTCATGAGGAGCAGCACCATCGTCCGCTCCCAGACCTTCTCACCTGGGGCGCGCAGTCAGTACGTCTGCagg TTGTACCGCAGCGACAGTGACAGTTCAACCCTACCAAAGAAGTCTCCCTTCATCAGGAACACCCTGGAAAGAAGGACTCTGCGATACAAGCAG CAGTCCTACAGGTCGTCCCTGGCAGAGCAGCCGACGCGCACCTCCCTGGATCTGGAGCTGGACCTCCAGGCCTGCAGGACGCGGCAGAGGCAGCTGGCTGACGAGCTGGGCACCCTGCGGGAGCTGAAGCTGCGCCTGGAGGAGCCCCAAGCCGGGGAACCCGGAGAGCTGCCCCACTGGGCCCTCAGGGACGAGGGCTTCCGCTGCCTCCTCAGGGAGGCCCAGAGACAG GTGGGCCAGAGCCAGCAGgagcagagacaggaggaggcggCGGAGAGACGGCTGAGGAAGGCGTCTAAAGAGGTCCTGCTGATGAGGGGGGCAGGCCAGAAGGAGCCCCTGCCTGTGCACACCTTCAG AGAGAAGATGGCGTTTTTCACAAGACCAAGGTTCAACATACCGCCTTTACCAAGTGATGACGTATGA